A genome region from Musa acuminata AAA Group cultivar baxijiao chromosome BXJ3-5, Cavendish_Baxijiao_AAA, whole genome shotgun sequence includes the following:
- the LOC103985621 gene encoding GDSL esterase/lipase At1g09390, which translates to MAKPWQGNPLSLLLLLLPSQVVLALLLLLLSLRSAVESKCVLFNFGDSNSDTGGFAAGLGFYLGPPSGRQFFHKTTGRFSDGRLYVDFICEGLKMSYLSHYLESSGSNFSHGVNFAVVGAAVDLPGNPFPLSTQVLQFLHFKNRTRELMTEGSGSLVNEKEFKNAVYSIDIGQNDLAKAFYLNLSYPQVLLKIPTMLNKIEDAIKSMFENGGRKFWIYNTGPLGCLPQTLALHRKNDSQLDAFGCLSAYNDAAKAYNYGLSDLCEKMRQELKNAVIVYVDMFSIKYDLIAYHTQYSIEKPLMACCGHGGPPYNYKERMTCGQPTATACPEGSRYVSWDGVHYTETANGIIASKVLSAKYSQPQTDLRSLCEEQTTD; encoded by the exons ATGGCGAAGCCATGGCAAGGAAATCCcctgtctcttcttcttcttcttcttccatcacAAGTTGTTCTAGCTCTACTGCTACTACTCCTTTCCTTAAGGAGTGCAGTTGAATCCAAATGTGTGCTCTTCAACTTTGGCGACTCGAATTCCGACACCGGTGGCTTCGCCGCCGGCCTCGGCTTCTACCTCGGCCCACCGTCCGGCCGGCAGTTCTTCCACAAGACGACCGGCCGTTTCAGTGACGGCCGCCTGTACGTCGACTTCATCT GTGAGGGGTTGAAGATGAGCTACTTGAGCCATTACTTGGAGTCCTCAGGCTCAAACTTTTCTCATGGAGTAAACTTCGCAGTAGTTGGAGCAGCAGTCGATCTGCCTGGAAATCCCTTCCCTTTATCAACTCAGGTGCTTCAGTTCCTTCACTTCAAAAACCGCACCCGTGAGCTCATGACAGAAG GCTCAGGATCTTTAGTCAATGAGAAAGAGTTTAAGAATGCAGTTTATAGCATTGACATAGGCCAGAATGATCTTGCCAAGGCCTTCTATTTGAACTTGAGCTACCCACAGGTCCTCCTCAAAATCCCAACCATGCTAAACAAGATCGAAGATGCCATTAAG TCTATGTTCGAAAACGGAGGTAGGAAGTTTTGGATCTACAACACTGGGCCTCTCGGCTGTTTACCTCAGACGCTTGCGTTGCATAGAAAGAACGACAGCCAGCTGGATGCATTCGGATGCCTCTCGGCTTATAACGATGCGGCTAAAGCCTACAATTACGGACTGAGCGACCTCTGTGAGAAGATGAGACAGGAGTTGAAGAACGCAGTCATCGTCTACGTCGACATGTTCTCCATCAAGTACGATCTCATAGCCTACCACACGCAGTACA GCATCGAGAAGCCATTGATGGCTTGCTGCGGCCATGGCGGTCCGCCGTACAACTACAAGGAGAGGATGACCTGCGGCCAACCTACAGCGACGGCTTGCCCGGAGGGATCCCGGTATGTGAGCTGGGATGGAGTCCATTATACTGAAACTGCTAATGGCATTATCGCTTCCAAAGTACTGTCCGCGAAGTACTCGCAGCCACAGACCGATCTGAGAAGCCTCTGTGAAGAACAAACAACAGATTAA
- the LOC103985620 gene encoding AP-3 complex subunit mu isoform X1 has translation MLQCIFFLSDSGEVMLEKQMTGHRVDRSICAWFWDYVLSQGGDPSKILPVIASPTHYLFQLFRDGIIFLACTQVEMPPLMGIEFLRRVADVLTDYLGGLNEDLIKDNFIIVYELLDEMMDNGFPLTTEPNILREMITPPNIVSKMLSVVTGKNSNVSTRLPDATASCIPWRKTNMKHASNEVYVNLVEEMDAVFSRDGALVKCEIYGEVQVDSHLPGLPDLTLSFSNPSILNDMRFHPCVRFRPWESDQILSFVPPDGEFKLMTYRVKKLKSTPIYVKPQLTSDTGNCHINVLVGVRNDPGKTIDSITVQFQLPFCVASANLTSNHGTVNILADKTCSWSIGQIPKDKSPSLSGNLVLVTGLDRLHVFPVFQVGFKIMGVALSGLQIHKLDIKNAPSQPYKGFRALTQAGEYEVRS, from the exons ATGCTTCAGTGTATATTCTTCCTGTCGGATTCCGG GGAGGTCATGCTCGAGAAGCAGATGACGGGGCACCGCGTGGATCGATCCATTTGCGCTTGGTTCTGGGATTATGTCCTCTCCCAAGGCGGTGATCCCTCCAAG ATTTTACCTGTGATTGCATCCCCGACACATTATCTGTTCCAACTCTTTCGTGATGGAATCATATTCTTGGCATGCACGCAGGTCGAGATGCCACCACTTATGGGTATCGAG TTTCTTCGCAGAGTCGCAGATGTTCTGACTGATTATCTAGGAGGATTAAATGAGGACTTGATTAAAGACAATTTCATAATTGTATATGAG CTTTTGGATGAAATGATGGACAATGGTTTTCCGCTGACAACAGAACCAAATATCTTGAGGGAGATGATAACCCCGCCAAATATTGTTAGCAAAATGTTGAGTGTTGTGACTGGTAAAAATTCCAATGTCAGCACCAGACTTCCTGATGCCACAGCATCTTGTATTCCTTGGAGAAAAACTAACATGAAGCATGCAAGCAATGAAGTTTATGTTAACCTTGTTGAGGAGATGGATGCAGTCTTTAGCAG AGATGGTGCCTTGGTGAAATGCGAGATATATGGTGAAGTTCAAGTAGATTCTCATCTCCCGGGTCTTCCTGATTTGACTTTGTCATTTTCAAACCCTTCAATCTTAAATGACATGAGATTCCATCCATGTGTTCGCTTTCGGCCTTGGGAATCAGATCAAATCCTTTCTTTTGTGCCTCCTGATGGGGAATTTAAGCTGATGACTTACAG GGTTAAAAAGCTGAAGAGCACACCAATCTATGTGAAGCCACAGTTGACTTCAGATACTGGGAATTGCCATATTAATGTTTTGGTTGGAGTACGCAATGATCCTGGAAAGACAATCGACTCTATAACAGTACAATTTCAGCTGCCATTTTGTGTTGCATCAGCAAACTTAACCTCAAACCATGGTACAGTTAACATTCTGGCTGACAAG acATGCAGTTGGTCAATTGGACAAATACCCAAAGACAAATCCCCATCCCTGTCAGGGAATTTAGTTCTTGTGACAGGTCTGGATAGATTGCATGTTTTCCCTGTTTTCCAAGTTGGATTCAAGATTATGGGGGTTGCACTCTCAGGCTTGCAAATACATAAATTGGATATAAAAAATGCACCAAGCCAACCTTACAAAGGTTTCCGAGCCCTCACTCAAGCTGGAGAATACGAAGTGAGGTCCTGA
- the LOC103985620 gene encoding AP-3 complex subunit mu isoform X2 → MESYSWHARRSRCHHLWVSRVADVLTDYLGGLNEDLIKDNFIIVYELLDEMMDNGFPLTTEPNILREMITPPNIVSKMLSVVTGKNSNVSTRLPDATASCIPWRKTNMKHASNEVYVNLVEEMDAVFSRDGALVKCEIYGEVQVDSHLPGLPDLTLSFSNPSILNDMRFHPCVRFRPWESDQILSFVPPDGEFKLMTYRVKKLKSTPIYVKPQLTSDTGNCHINVLVGVRNDPGKTIDSITVQFQLPFCVASANLTSNHGTVNILADKTCSWSIGQIPKDKSPSLSGNLVLVTGLDRLHVFPVFQVGFKIMGVALSGLQIHKLDIKNAPSQPYKGFRALTQAGEYEVRS, encoded by the exons ATGGAATCATATTCTTGGCATGCACGCAGGTCGAGATGCCACCACTTATGGGTATCGAG AGTCGCAGATGTTCTGACTGATTATCTAGGAGGATTAAATGAGGACTTGATTAAAGACAATTTCATAATTGTATATGAG CTTTTGGATGAAATGATGGACAATGGTTTTCCGCTGACAACAGAACCAAATATCTTGAGGGAGATGATAACCCCGCCAAATATTGTTAGCAAAATGTTGAGTGTTGTGACTGGTAAAAATTCCAATGTCAGCACCAGACTTCCTGATGCCACAGCATCTTGTATTCCTTGGAGAAAAACTAACATGAAGCATGCAAGCAATGAAGTTTATGTTAACCTTGTTGAGGAGATGGATGCAGTCTTTAGCAG AGATGGTGCCTTGGTGAAATGCGAGATATATGGTGAAGTTCAAGTAGATTCTCATCTCCCGGGTCTTCCTGATTTGACTTTGTCATTTTCAAACCCTTCAATCTTAAATGACATGAGATTCCATCCATGTGTTCGCTTTCGGCCTTGGGAATCAGATCAAATCCTTTCTTTTGTGCCTCCTGATGGGGAATTTAAGCTGATGACTTACAG GGTTAAAAAGCTGAAGAGCACACCAATCTATGTGAAGCCACAGTTGACTTCAGATACTGGGAATTGCCATATTAATGTTTTGGTTGGAGTACGCAATGATCCTGGAAAGACAATCGACTCTATAACAGTACAATTTCAGCTGCCATTTTGTGTTGCATCAGCAAACTTAACCTCAAACCATGGTACAGTTAACATTCTGGCTGACAAG acATGCAGTTGGTCAATTGGACAAATACCCAAAGACAAATCCCCATCCCTGTCAGGGAATTTAGTTCTTGTGACAGGTCTGGATAGATTGCATGTTTTCCCTGTTTTCCAAGTTGGATTCAAGATTATGGGGGTTGCACTCTCAGGCTTGCAAATACATAAATTGGATATAAAAAATGCACCAAGCCAACCTTACAAAGGTTTCCGAGCCCTCACTCAAGCTGGAGAATACGAAGTGAGGTCCTGA
- the LOC103985922 gene encoding transcription factor MYB2-like, translated as MEFHGKSCGGEEELDLRRGPWTVDEDLILVNYIAVHGEGRWNSLARCAGLKRTGKSCRLRWLNYLRPDVRRGNITPEEQLLILELHCRWGNRWSKIAQHLPGRTDNEIKNYWRTRVQKHAKQLKCDVNSKQFKDVVRYLWIPHLVERIRATSGGPTAAAYENVAVPVTSGPPENSSTAGSSSLDTLGTQFSPPAVSDGFAAGGTQGGEDNSADVSQLGEFLPIPDGYADLEFPDFDQGMWGDNLWTVEDVWLQQQF; from the exons ATGGAGTTCCATGGGAAGAGTTGTGGTGGTGAGGAGGAGCTGGACTTGCGAAGAGGGCCTTGGACTGTGGATGAGGACCTTATTCTGGTGAATTATATTGCTGTTCATGGCGAGGGGCGTTGGAATTCTCTGGCTCGTTGCGCAG GACTGAAAAGAACTGGAAAGAGCTGCCGGCTCCGATGGCTCAActaccttcggcccgacgtccggcGCGGCAACATCACTCCGGAGGAGCAGCTCCTCATCCTGGAGCTCCACTGCCGCTGGGGAAACCG GTGGTCCAAGATAGCGCAACACTTGCCGGGGaggaccgacaacgagatcaagaactactggaggacGAGGGTGCAGAAGCACGCGAAGCAGCTCAAGTGCGACGTCAACAGCAAGCAGTTCAAGGACGTCGTGAGATACCTGTGGATACCTCACCTCGTCGAGAGGATCCGCGCGACCTCCGGCGGCCCCACGGCCGCCGCGTACGAGAATGTGGCGGTGCCGGTTACCAGCGGTCCGCCGGAGAACTCAAGCACGGCCGGGTCGTCGTCGCTGGACACGCTCGGGACTCAATTCTCGCCGCCTGCGGTTTCCGACGGCTTCGCAGCCGGCGGCACGCAGGGGGGTGAGGATAACAGCGCTGACGTGAGCCAGCTCGGTGAGTTCCTGCCGATCCCGGACGGGTATGCTGACCTGGAGTTTCCGGACTTCGATCAAGGGATGTGGGGAGACAACTTGTGGACTGTGGAAGACGTGTGGCTGCAGCAACAGTTTTAA
- the LOC103985619 gene encoding nicotianamine synthase 3 translates to MGNEEELLVQRISEICDSISKLPSLSPSEEVDNLFTELVHLCIPVIPIEVVKLSSEVQAMRSKLIKLCGEAEGLLESHYSDVLTSFDNPLDHLSLFPYYSNYLKLSHLEYSLLSRYVASPPARVAFVGSGPLPLSSVVLAARHMQEAELHNYDLDATANARARRLVQGDPGMAARMAFHTEDVLAVTHALRGYDVVFLAALVGIGHDDKIRVVDHLARHMAPGALLVARSAHGARAFLYPVVEPADLKGFEVLTVHHPADEVINSVIVARKPQGGHAACATAVVRPCKYCEMMQGFHHFGHGTMMEEVALEELPS, encoded by the coding sequence ATGGGGAACGAAGAAGAGCTGCTTGTCCAAAGGATCTCAGAGATCTGTGACAGCATCTCAAAGCTCCCCAGCCTGAGCCCATCCGAGGAAGTGGACAATCTCTTCACTGAACTGGTCCACTTATGCATCCCTGTGATCCCCATAGAGGTGGTCAAGCTGAGCTCGGAGGTGCAGGCCATGAGATCCAAGCTCATCAAGCTCTGTGGCGAGGCTGAAGGCCTCTTGGAGAGCCACTACTCCGATGTGCTGACTTCTTTCGACAATCCTCTCGACCATTTGAGTCTCTTTCCTTACTACTCCAACTATCTCAAGTTGAGCCATTTGGAGTACTCCCTGCTGTCGAGGTACGTGGCAAGCCCGCCGGCCAGGGTGGCGTTCGTCGGCTCCGGCCCTCTGCCGCTAAGCTCCGTCGTGCTGGCCGCGCGCCACATGCAGGAGGCGGAGCTCCACAACTACGATCTGGACGCGACGGCCAACGCCCGGGCCCGTCGCCTGGTACAGGGCGACCCCGGCATGGCGGCTCGCATGGCGTTCCACACCGAGGACGTCCTCGCCGTGACCCACGCGCTGCGGGGCTATGACGTGGTTTTCCTGGCGGCGCTGGTGGGGATCGGCCACGACGACAAGATCCGCGTGGTGGACCACCTTGCGCGCCACATGGCCCCCGGTGCCCTCCTGGTGGCGCGAAGCGCCCACGGCGCTCGGGCCTTCCTGTACCCGGTGGTGGAGCCGGCGGACCTGAAAGGCTTCGAGGTGCTCACGGTGCACCACCCCGCCGACGAGGTCATCAACTCGGTGATCGTCGCTAGGAAGCCGCAAGGCGGCCATGCAGCCTGCGCGACGGCAGTGGTGAGGCCCTGCAAGTACTGTGAGATGATGCAGGGCTTCCATCACTTTGGCCATGGAACCATGATGGAGGAGGTTGCACTGGAAGAGCTTCCCTCCTGA